TTATTGATGTGATTATGAtaatatgatgatgttgatgtgaTAAGCATGATGATATTGATGTGATAAGCATGATGATGTGAATACGATGATGTTGGTGTGATAAACAAGATGATGAGATTATGATGTcaggaaaatggggtgttacagttctcattttatttctttagaCAATGGAGCTGGTATAGGAAATAAAAAGGCACCGATGGCCCTAAAACTTCCTCGTAACGTTGTTGTATATGACTGGGTGGACAAAGAAATCATTATAACCAAGTCCTTCTTTGATTCAGCTAATAGGTTGGAGATAACCTATCAAGATATTGGATCGTCCCTTGATGAATGTGAGGTGGAGGTCCCTGACGAGGATAAAAGGATTTGTAGTAAGTCTTAGGGGTGCATCCCCTTTTTGTATGACATCATGCTCTGAGAGTTGCAAGTGCCAATgcctttatatgatttttaatttatggtGTTAAGTCATCTGAAATTGTCCCTTCTCAATCACATCCCCTGAGCTGAGCTTTGGTGAAGATATTCTAGTTCTGGTGTAAGTATGAGAAGAATACTCTTACGATTaatctcttttttaattgttccatttttagagaaaattggTTGGCCCTAATAAGACACAAGGGTTGATTACTCTAAAACAAGGTAAAAAATTCTTTGAAGTCTATTATGAGTCTTTAAagaacttcaaaaaaaaaaaattcttggttACACCTTTGAATCAATCAATCCATGTGGACTTCTATGTACTCCCAAAGGTTTTAACAACAAGGCCATAAGCTCCAAGACTACCATTTTGGGAGATTCCTTTACAAAATCGTTCGATCAGGGTAAGGAAATAGTCGGGGATGGTTACTGCTCGAATCAGGAGGCTTACAAAGACAAGTTTCCCAAATATTGAACGAAGGACCATTTTTCTAAAGCGTTTGGCGTCTATATTTCAAGTAGGTTGGCCTTAACACGGAGGAGCGGAGGGTAAGGTTGTCTCATAATTTTGAAGGGTTTCAAGCTCAAGAAGGTGGCCGACTCTATGAATCCAAGGGAAATGATCTATAAAACCAGGTTTTGTTGATACTAAGGTGCTCATGGCCACCaaagataaagaagaaaaaatagtaatttttagTCGTTTCATGTTCTTTTAACTTCAAGATAGTTTATTTAATACGATTGTCCTCCTGACTCTTTCCTTCTTTTGCATACTATATTAGCTTCTTGGAAAAATGGTGGAGAGAAGGAAGACGTTAGGCAGGAGTACTCCTTCCCCATTTTTTGCTATTTATGGAGAGTCTCGTAGTAAGGAGGTCGCAAGACCAGATTCTGAGACGGTGGCAGTCGTTGTGATGGCGACGACCAATATAGTTTAAGTTTCAACTGAAGTCGTCCAAGTGTCACCTGGTAAGGGTGCCCATGGAGAGTCCGTGGTGGAAAAACTCTAATGAAGATACTTCTTGCAAGATGTCAATATGTATCCGGGTACAAATAGTATAATACTCGTCCCCGCCCCGTTGGTTAAATATGATACTCTTGACCGCCCTGTACCTGCGTGGGTACCTACTACACAGGTGACCCGCAGGTATTGAGATATCCATGTGTATTCATGGGTAACCcctgaaattttgaatttatttattttttggtagaaaGAATAACTTGCTTTTAATTACCaaaaaacttcaacttttaTACATTGATACATAAATCGTACAAAATTCATGATTCTTACATGGTGCGTTCAATTTATGAAGGAACGAAATACATGACATAAAAGAAAAGTAATCAAGACACGTATAAAGAAATTACTGAACaaagaaatgataaaaaatttcaagaaaaaattcacAGTTTCACACAAAAAAGATTAAATCAATTCCTACatagaaattagaaaaaaattgaaatatctaTATATTCATCTAAAATTAAAAAGctctaaaatctaaaataaaaaacaaataatcgcgctaagaagaagaaaaaaaaatgagaagaagaaaagttgGGTGTACCGAAAgggaagaggaagagaaagttGTGGCGTAAGAGAGAAGATGTCGTACCGTAAACTAAACTAGGGTTTTTTGAGACCTCAAACTCATATATATgcacaaatatattttaataatttacttAACTTATTATCGGATCTGAGTACTCAAGGGTACCAGTTTCATCAAATCCGTGTtcatattcataaaataatagataatcaaatacttatttattatacatgtGAATAATACTCATTTGCCTACCATCCCAGTGCCCATGATGAATTTTACCCCGCGGGGTGTGGGAAGCACCATTTTGTTGATGAGCCTCGACgagtaaaaataatatgttgCAGGGGGGATAAGCAATGTACTTGACGCAAATAGTAAAAGGTGGCTAACATtgactatgatttttttttttttaagaagataagactttgatttaatttaactacagataagattttgattattacaattttttttttagagaattgcTATTTATTATGAATTCTGCCGCTTACGATAATCAAGAATAAAGAAGAGTGTTCCTTTGCAATTAAAAGTCAACCAACATTCAGttggtcaatttttttatttttttttgcacaagtTGGTCATTGACCAGGGCCGTCCCTGAGAATTCAGAGGCTCAGTTTTAGGAATGAAAAGAggccagtgataaaatcaaaacgtatttttttaagaggccagtgataaaatcaaaacgtattttttttaaaagagcaatgttctatttatattttttaaagactaaatacaaggtgtcgtatatatgcggtacacccaaagatgaaaatgactaccgtatacatgaggaacccccCACCTTTGACGCAACTCATACCAATTAGTCATGCTCTTAATGTGTTCCAAGCTTGCCTCATGCTCTTTAAGTCTAACAAAAACATGTGACCAATCACTAAAACCCTCATTTGCTAATTGACCTCTACCAATCCCTCTTTTAAAAActttacaaaaaaaacaaaataatctaTCAAGCTCTTTTGAATAAACAAGCCAATCTCTATCACACTTCTCTCCATTTGATAAAGTTATAGTATACAAATTAGTTGTAAAGCGTCTAGAAGATTTATCTCTAGGACCCTTCACGATACTTAAATCTCTTATAGGGCCTTTTGTAGCTAACAACTCAATCATTTTAGACTCGAGAGAATCCCAATTTCTTGGATCAAATATATCTACACTAATGTGAATGTCATTAACATTATCAACATTTTGATTATCATCTTCATTATCATTAAGattttcaacatcaacatccacAACAACATTATCATCGATAGGAATAACATCAACAAGAATGTCATCAATAGGAATAGGCATAGCATCAACATTATCAACGGGAATAGCATCAACAGGAATAACATCAATAGGAATTTGTGTTTCTTTTACAATAAATTTTTCAAGAGCTCCTGTTTGGGATTCAATTAACTCagcaattttttctttttcctacgCTTCTCAGCGCCAGACTCAAACTTTTTAATCTTGGGCGGCAATCTAGGAGGAGCCAATTTAAAAGGCATAGaagaagattaaaaaaataaataaagaaccTGAAATTCTTCACTGTTCTTGACCAATTCCGCAATGTCGAAGTTGAACCACATCATTATACATACAATGTTGAGAttaaaccataaaataaaattaaaacataattagtAATTAGTACTACtttcgtccctaattataagtcccttttgagaattttttttgtccctttttataagacccctttgttatttccaactacaataattatttctttacatacatgcccctatttattatacatttttttcttcaatcagcaataaataacatgttgaaaacataaaccaactctctctctcttaaaggataaaattgtaaaaacaatagtaattacaaacatatttaatacaaatatccactatcttaattcccgttattttttcaaaagggtcctaTAATAAGGGACGGATGTAgtaacatatatgatatataaattcaattatacactaaaatttgaataattttaacaaaaactccCAAAACAGTAAATATGCAGAAATCAATTATTACTAATTCTGTTAATAATCAACCAAATCTCTATCAATCTCTATTTTAGCAatttcaacattcaacaaaCAAACAGTGTTGTTTTGGAAAGGGGAAAAtcgattgaaatttgaaacagtgttgttttcaacattcaacaaaTCTCTATCAATCTCTATTTTAGCAATTTCAACATTCAAATTAATGAAAGAGAGTTTATTTACTTACCAAACAGTGTTGTTTTGGAAAGGGGAAAACTGATTGAAACCGTGAATTAGTGATGATTTGGTGAAGAAGAACGAAAGTCTGATGATGTGAATCAATTGATGATTGATAAGTGATTGTGGTTCTGAATCGGTGGGGAAGAAAATCGGTGATGATTATTGAGTATTGATATAATTTTGTTTACTACTAcctccgtctctaattatagggccctttttgaaaaaataacgggaattaagatagtagatatttatattaaatatgtttgtaattactattgtttttacaattttatcctttaagagagatgattgtttatgttttcaacatgttatttattgttgattgaagaaaaagatgtataataaatagaggcatgtatgtaaagaaataattaatgtagttgaaaatagcaaAGATGTCTTATAAATAGGGACAAACAAAATTCTCAaaatgatcttataattagggacggaggaattacattttaaaacaaagagactatatgatagaaaaagaaaagttaatGTCCATTGATATTCCAAAGTGGGTTTTATAATAGAATACAGAGTACTTAATAGAGTACttaatacttcctccgttcctaattataagaccattttgctaaaatcacgggaattaagaaagcggatatttgtattaaagttgtttgtaatcactattgtttttacaattttatccttaagagagagagttagtttatatTTTCCATATGCtactgattgaagaaaaagatgtataataaatagaggcatgtatgtaaagaaataattaatgtagttggaaataaaaaaggggtcttataaaaagggacaaaaaaaattctcaaaagggtcttataattagggacggaggtagtaatagggaatttaaagaatttaagtACGAATTTACAccccattaaaaaaatataaatacgtTTGCACGTTAGACACGTGCCACCGTCCTAAAAAAGAAAGTGGGGATTGTGGTCACAACATGGACTGTGGTCTACCAATGTTTGGTATTTTTCACCATTTTGGAACTTCCGATCATGGGCCATAGCACTTCCATTTCATTGAGAATTGAtacattttttgatattttcagATTTCTTTGTGCAAAATTTTAGGTGTTATAATTATACACCTTATATTTTTTGAGattacattaattaaaatatacaaaaaaaaaaatcatatagatAGAATATACTATTCCTGATATCCCATTAAGTTTATTGATTGATCATGGAGCTATCAAAGACATTCAGATTCCAATCAAAGAACCTCACATCCTTCATACCTTTCTCTCCCATATACAACAACCCTTTGAAGAATCATCTATCCTTTAGAACAAAACTCAACAATAGACCCAAGAAAATCAAGTTAACAGTGACAGCAAAGAGAAAAGCACCAATTGATGGTGTAAGTGAAGAGTTGAATGATATAGCTTCTTATAACCTTGATTTTGCATATTCTAGAAGAAGGGTTCGTTCTGCTTTTGCTGAGGTTCAACAACAGCTTGATCATTGCTTGTTTAAGGTTTGTTTACCTTTGACTTTTCATCTTGACCAATGTTAGGCTTCAAATTGTAGGTTTCCATTTTTagagtttttcattttttttatatgtaaatgtTAGTTTGTAGCTTTGAAGCACATATACTCCTCGGATAAGGCATGAGGGATGAGGTCAGACGCGTACAGTGTCCGACACTGACACTgacacatataattatattgaattatgtcattttcctaaattattattggtgtcgaCGTGTGTGAGGAGTATGTGTTTCATTGGTTGTTAGTTATGTCAGTTTCCCATTTCTATAGCTTTGTTGAAGAATCAGACAGTGACTGATTCTTTGATCTGTTTTTCCTAGGATGCTCCTGCTGGAATCAGAGCAGAAGAAGTAAGATTTTCTGCTTTACCTTTTTATTATGTCCAACAAATTCTAGAAATATGTGGAAGTTTCgattttctttaacttttattttgtttgattggtGAAGAATGCCATTTaagttttctgtttttgattttatttgttaagtaGTGGTATGAAAGGAATTCGAGGGGATTGGAAATTTTCTGCAAGAGCTGGATGCCAGAGTCAGGAATTCCAATCAAGGCATCTGTGTGTTTTTGTCATGGATATGGTGATACTTGCACATTCTTCTTTGAAGGTTTGTTTGGCTTGTCTTCTTGTATAAACAAGaacattgtttgttttgaaaatgtttcTTTTAGAATGGTCTTTGGATGTTTGTTTATATAGGGAAGCTAGTGATTCATTGTGTGTAAATTGGGTGTgggtttgatatttttattcagGTGTTGCGAGGAGAATTGCTGCATCTGGGTATGCTGTTTTTGCGATGGACTATCCAGGTTTTGGACTTTCAGAAGGATTGCATGGTTACATACCAAACTTCGATGATCTTGTCGACGATGTTATAGAGCATTATACACAAATAAAAGGTATGTCTGATTCATCAGTTTTAAACTATGAACCCATGACACAGATAAGGACCCTTACACCAGACTTGAAACCATCAATGATTTGAGAAAATAGAAGAGATTGAATGTAACAGTGTGTCAGTCAACAGACACACCTATAATCTGAAGTGTCGGTGCTGGATAGGTTTCAAACACACGGTGTTGTTGATcatacttttgtttttcaattgaCAGCAAGACCTGATTTGAGAGAATTACCTCGAGTTCTGTTGGGGCAGTCAATGGGTGGGGCGGTTTCTCTTAAAGTTTATTTGAAGGAGCCAAATAATTGGGATGCTGTAATGCTTGTCGCACCAATGTGTAAAGTAAGCTCATTCCTCCATTGTATTGTTACCAATGCTCAACAACTTCATTATTTTCAAACTATACAAGAGTCTATATTAAACATAATGGTATTATTGGTTAAACAATGACTAAAATTCAAAAGTCATATTggtattattgttattattaaggaCTTTGTTAGAATTTGAATGCTAAGTGACCCAAACCAATCTATAGAAAATTTGAACTATCTTCTATCATGGGAGATGTGATACGTGGGAATTCCTTGAACATTGTAACCTAGGAAGCTACTAAACCTTGATAGATTCTACCTTGTTTCACAGAAAGCATGACAGAGAAAGAAAGAGGTCAAATATGTTTGTTAGTTTTGATTTAGTTCCCTGTAATATGTGAGGTCCTCGTAGACCTTGTTTTCTAGCCTTTGAATAAAGATGATTAACTAAGACTATATTTGAATGATCCCTTTTCATGAAGTTTTGATTTCCTTGGAAGAGGAAATGGGAGTGATGATCTGGTTTCTTTTGGTTCCGCCATCTGAGATGATAACTTTTTTCGTCGAGATGTTAACATTTTTGACCCGATTTCAATATTTACCAGTCATAATATGCATTTCTAAGCATACTCTTCTTGAAGATGCAGAACGTGTTAAGGTATAAAAATCTGATGAAATCATTCTGGGATTCATCAGATTATTTTAAGTTCTATAAAAATTTGTATTGTTGTTATAGTCCCTTTGGGATGTATCAGTTTAACAGTTGGAGGAAGAATGACTGCTTGACTTGCTGATTTTTGTCACTGGTAAGATTGCAGATGATGTGTTACCACCCGATGCAGTAATGAAGGTGTTAACTCTTTTGTCAAAAGTGATGCCAAAAGCAAAGCTCTTCCCAAACAAAGACCTTGCTGAACTGGCTTTCAGAGAACCGAGTAAAAGAAAATTGGTTAGTAACTCTTATA
Above is a genomic segment from Medicago truncatula cultivar Jemalong A17 chromosome 5, MtrunA17r5.0-ANR, whole genome shotgun sequence containing:
- the LOC11405169 gene encoding caffeoylshikimate esterase, whose translation is MELSKTFRFQSKNLTSFIPFSPIYNNPLKNHLSFRTKLNNRPKKIKLTVTAKRKAPIDGVSEELNDIASYNLDFAYSRRRVRSAFAEVQQQLDHCLFKDAPAGIRAEEWYERNSRGLEIFCKSWMPESGIPIKASVCFCHGYGDTCTFFFEGVARRIAASGYAVFAMDYPGFGLSEGLHGYIPNFDDLVDDVIEHYTQIKARPDLRELPRVLLGQSMGGAVSLKVYLKEPNNWDAVMLVAPMCKIADDVLPPDAVMKVLTLLSKVMPKAKLFPNKDLAELAFREPSKRKLAPYNVICYEDNPRLKTGMELLRVTKEIESKVEKVSAPLLILHGAADKVTDPLVSKFLYENASSKDKTLKLYENGYHCILEGEPDDRIKAVHDDIVSWLDSRCSVK
- the LOC11406072 gene encoding zinc finger MYM-type protein 5, which encodes MWFNFDIAELVKNSEEFQEKEKIAELIESQTGALEKFIVKETQIPIDVIPVDAIPVDNVDAMPIPIDDILVDVIPIDDNVVVDVDVENLNDNEDDNQNVDNVNDIHISVDIFDPRNWDSLESKMIELLATKGPIRDLSIVKGPRDKSSRRFTTNLYTITLSNGEKCDRDWLVYSKELDRLFCFFCKVFKRGIGRGQLANEGFSDWSHVFVRLKEHEASLEHIKSMTNWDGPGQ